The following is a genomic window from Paenibacillus thiaminolyticus.
CCCTTATGAGGAATCTCCCTTCCGCTCAGGATCCCTTATTTTCTGAGGTGTTGGGATAGTGGATATATAGTGAAAGTGAAAGAAATGGCTGGTATGAATGTCCTGACTGCTCTGAGTCACGGGGATGTCGAGCGTAAGAGACACAAATTGCTTCGTATAGCCGGCCTTGGCTGTTCTGACTCATGGGGATATTGAACATAAGAGGCACAGATGACTCGTATAGCCGGCCTTGGCTGCTCTGAGCCTCGGGGATATTGAACATAAGAGGCATATATATGCCGCCAGCCCCTCAAGCAGGCAACAAAAAAAGGCAGGGGCCAGCCCCCGCCCAATGATACAGGTCTTTCAAACGCGGTAACAAAAAAACGAGGCAGGCCTCGTTCAGTCGGTCGTATCGGTTTTAAAAATCAATCAATCCGAGGCTGATAAGCAGCCCGTCATCGACCTTGCGCATCGTCTCTTCATCTAAGTGCGTTATTTTGTCAGTGAGCCGTTGTTTGTCGATGGTGCGGATCTGTTCCAGCAAAATGACGGAGTCGCGGTCGAAGCCATGCGTCTTCGCATCAATTTCAACATGGGTCGGCAATTTGGCCTTCTGAATCTGCGCCGTAATTGCCGCCACGATGACGGTTGGGCTGAACCGGTTCCCGATATCATTCTGAATGACGAGAACGGGACGCACCCCTCCCTGCTCTGAACCTACGACGGGCGATAAATCCGCAAAAAAAACGTCGCCGCGCTTTACAATCAATGTCTACACCCCGCTAACCAGGCGGTCGAGCGTGCCATCCGCTTCGACTTCTGCGTAAAAAGCCTCGGATGCCATCGTCAAGTTAATTTTGGCCATTTCCATATAGCCGCGCTGCATCGATTCACGGATGTGACGCTTCTTGCGCTCTTGCAAATACAACTTCATCGCTTGGCGAATGAACTCGCTTCGATTCGATTTTTCCATAGCAACGATACCGTCCACTTCTTGCAATAGTTGGTCGGGCAAGCTGATCATAATTCGTTTGGTG
Proteins encoded in this region:
- a CDS encoding type II toxin-antitoxin system PemK/MazF family toxin, with product MIVKRGDVFFADLSPVVGSEQGGVRPVLVIQNDIGNRFSPTVIVAAITAQIQKAKLPTHVEIDAKTHGFDRDSVILLEQIRTIDKQRLTDKITHLDEETMRKVDDGLLISLGLIDF
- a CDS encoding CopG family ribbon-helix-helix protein, producing MANIQNTKRIMISLPDQLLQEVDGIVAMEKSNRSEFIRQAMKLYLQERKKRHIRESMQRGYMEMAKINLTMASEAFYAEVEADGTLDRLVSGV